CGTCGTGATCGAGCGTCCGGCCAGGCGCCGCACGGGGGTCACGCAGGCCACTCGAGGGGCGCCGTCGACCAGCACGGTGCAACACCCGCACTGACCCTGCGGGCTGCACCCATCCTTGGCCGAGATGACGCCGGCATGGTCGCGCAGTGCGTCGAGCAGCGTGGGGGTGCCCTCGGGTACCTCGACGCTGACGCCGTCGACCACCAGCGTGAGTGAACTCACCGTGAGGCCGACGGCCGTCGAGTGCTGTTTGGTCTCGGGAGAGTGTGGCTCAGCTGAAGGACGAGCCGCAGCCGCAGGTGCGCTGCGCGTTGGGGTTGGTGATGGCGAAGCCGCTCTCCAACCCGTCCTTGTAATCCAGGGTGGCCCCGTCGAGCAGCTGGGCGCTGGACGGATCGCTCACGACCTTGATCGCTCCATAGGCCTCGGAGACGTCCTCGGCGTCGGTCTCGGAATCGAAGAACATCTCATAGGAGAAGCCCGAGCAGCCACCGGGACGAACGGCCACCCGCAACGCCAGGGCATCGTCGCCCTCAGCCGCGATGAGCTGTTGAACCTTGTCGGCTGCCGTATCGGTCAGCGTGATCATCTTGTCTCCCAGGTGGTTGGCGAGCCGGCGATGCGGCCATGGTAGCTGTGGTCGAACGATCGGTCACGGGTCGACCTCGCGGGACAGGTTACCGAGGGGTCGGGCGTCGCGTGCGGTCGGGTTTGGTGCCGCTCAGCGAATCAGACGTCCGCCCGCTGCGGTCGGGGGCGGTCCTTGTCGATGACGACGCAGCACGGCTCGCGGGCGGTGCGGTCGTGAAAGTCGACCGGGGGTGCGTCGCCGCGGGCCTCGAGAAGCCCTTCGATCAGGCCGCGGTGCAGCGAGCAGACCAACTCGGGGTTGGCCTCGGCCAGCTCGGAGAACGGGCAGTGGCCGAACCACACCCACGAGGGCTCGGCGCCGACCGGCTCGGGGTCGAAGCCCCAGGCCCCCATGAGCGACATGGTCGCCTCCAGCGCATCGCCCGGGTGCGTTCCGGCCAGCGTGCGGCCATGATCGCGCCCCACCTCGGCCGCGTCCGCGCCGGAGAGCCCCGCCTCCGAAGCCAGCGCCAACAGCATGCCGGCGATCGCCGGGTACACCGGTGGCTCAAGCCCCAGGCTGGGGGCATCGGCGGCCAGCGAGTACAGGTG
This window of the Candidatus Microthrix subdominans genome carries:
- a CDS encoding iron-sulfur cluster assembly accessory protein — protein: MITLTDTAADKVQQLIAAEGDDALALRVAVRPGGCSGFSYEMFFDSETDAEDVSEAYGAIKVVSDPSSAQLLDGATLDYKDGLESGFAITNPNAQRTCGCGSSFS
- a CDS encoding helix-turn-helix domain-containing protein; the protein is MQSNQLAMFKALGDNTRYAIYLELARAASPRSTVEVAELLDLHPNTVRPHLERMRELGLLEVRPRTSGGVGRPQHLYSLAADAPSLGLEPPVYPAIAGMLLALASEAGLSGADAAEVGRDHGRTLAGTHPGDALEATMSLMGAWGFDPEPVGAEPSWVWFGHCPFSELAEANPELVCSLHRGLIEGLLEARGDAPPVDFHDRTAREPCCVVIDKDRPRPQRADV